A stretch of Arthrobacter sunyaminii DNA encodes these proteins:
- a CDS encoding multifunctional oxoglutarate decarboxylase/oxoglutarate dehydrogenase thiamine pyrophosphate-binding subunit/dihydrolipoyllysine-residue succinyltransferase subunit, translating into MPDQSNHRLPEEFGGNEWLVDELYEQYLKDKNSVDKKWWSIFDSFKNEEAQASGSSTSNGNGSAAPSELGANPTTRQLPVVQAESAKPKASGESPASTQQSGKPPVAKESAASNSAAKDSKPAAGKGEAAENKAADSKTPPIPAQLPKTQPNSKPSEEDKVNVLRGPAKAIATNMDLSLSVPTATTVRAVPAKLLIDNRIVINSHLERARGGKVSFTHLLGYAIIRAAAQFPSQNVYYDVVDGKPVAVQPAHVNFGLAIDMPKPDGSRLLVVPNIKKAETLNFSEFWQAYEDLVKKARNGKLTADDYKGTTISLTNPGGIGTVHSVPRLSKGQACIIGAGALDYPAEFQGSNEKILAQNAISKIITLTSTYDHRVIQGAGSGEFLRIIHQLLLGEQGFYDEIFESLRIPYEPVRWSPDIQVNPDEQINKVARIQQLIHAYRVRGHLMADTNPLEYVQRRHADLDILNHGLTLWDLDREWPTGGFGGKPMLKLRKILGVLRDAYCRTAGIEYMHIQDPVEREWFQDRLETKYSKPTREEQLRILGKLNAAEAFETFLQTKFVGQKRFSLEGGESLIPLLDAVISGAADDGLEEVGIGMAHRGRLNVLTNIAGKTYAQVFREFEGTQDPRSVQGSGDVKYHLGTEGTFTSDNGNQTKVYLAANPSHLEAGDSVLEGIVRAKQDRLDQGDEFPVLPILIHGDAAFAGQGVVAETLNLSQLRGYRTGGTIHVVVNNQVGFTTSPTSSRSSVYSTDVAKMVQAPIFHVNGDDPEQVVRIAQLAYDYRQRFHKDVVIDMVCYRRRGHNEGDDPSMTQPMMYSLIEAKRSVRKLYTESLIGRGDISQEEAEQALRDYQGRLERVFAETHAAQTSPLPVITKDTEAVSDLERPASQQEGSTIVSPASTAISAEVLAHIGKAHVAVPEGFTVHPKLKALLEKREQMSREGGIDWGFAEIAAFGSLVMEGVPVRLAGQDSRRGTFTQRHAVFHDRATGAEWMPLAELDPNQAKLWIYDSLLSEFAAMGFEYGYSVERPDALVLWEAQFGDFVNGAQTIIDEFISSAEQKWGQRSSLVLMLPHGYEGQGPDHSSARIERFLQMCAEDNMIVANPTTGASHFHLLRRQAYSRPRKPLIIFTPKQLLRLKAAATSVEDFTQGSFQPVIPEHADLDANAVDRVLLVSGRLYYDLLANRQKTGDEKTAIVRVEQLYPLPVAEIQAAVAKYPNADIVWAQDEPANQGPWPFIGLNLPAQLDRPLRLVSRPASASTATGSAKRHAVEQDILVKKAFERQ; encoded by the coding sequence GTGCCAGACCAATCCAACCACCGGCTGCCGGAAGAATTCGGCGGCAACGAGTGGCTTGTCGATGAACTCTACGAGCAGTACCTCAAGGACAAGAACTCGGTTGACAAGAAGTGGTGGAGCATTTTCGACTCCTTTAAGAACGAGGAGGCCCAGGCCTCCGGTTCGAGCACTTCCAACGGAAACGGATCGGCAGCCCCCAGCGAACTTGGCGCCAATCCCACAACGCGCCAGCTTCCGGTAGTGCAGGCCGAATCCGCCAAGCCGAAGGCTTCCGGCGAGTCCCCCGCCTCCACCCAGCAGTCCGGCAAGCCTCCGGTTGCCAAGGAATCCGCAGCGTCCAACTCTGCTGCCAAGGATTCCAAGCCGGCCGCCGGCAAGGGCGAAGCAGCCGAGAACAAGGCAGCTGACAGCAAGACCCCGCCGATTCCGGCCCAGCTGCCCAAGACGCAGCCCAACAGCAAGCCCTCCGAAGAGGACAAGGTCAACGTCCTGCGCGGTCCGGCCAAGGCCATCGCCACCAACATGGACCTGAGCCTGAGCGTCCCCACGGCAACCACTGTGCGTGCCGTGCCCGCAAAGCTGCTGATCGACAACCGCATTGTCATTAACAGCCACCTGGAGCGCGCCCGCGGCGGCAAGGTCTCCTTCACCCACCTCCTCGGCTACGCAATCATCCGCGCCGCCGCCCAGTTCCCGTCCCAGAACGTGTACTACGACGTCGTGGACGGCAAGCCTGTTGCTGTGCAGCCCGCGCATGTGAACTTCGGGCTGGCCATTGACATGCCGAAGCCGGACGGCTCCCGTCTGCTCGTCGTGCCGAACATCAAGAAGGCCGAAACACTGAACTTCTCGGAGTTCTGGCAGGCGTATGAAGACCTCGTGAAGAAGGCCCGCAACGGCAAGCTCACGGCGGACGATTACAAGGGCACCACCATCTCGCTGACCAACCCGGGCGGCATTGGAACGGTGCACTCCGTCCCCCGCCTGTCCAAGGGCCAGGCCTGCATCATCGGCGCCGGCGCCCTGGACTACCCGGCTGAGTTCCAGGGTTCCAACGAGAAGATCCTGGCCCAGAACGCCATCTCCAAGATCATCACCCTGACCTCCACCTACGACCACCGCGTGATCCAGGGCGCCGGCAGCGGCGAGTTCCTGCGGATCATCCACCAGCTGCTCCTCGGCGAGCAGGGTTTCTACGACGAGATCTTCGAATCCCTGCGGATCCCCTACGAGCCCGTGCGCTGGAGCCCCGACATCCAGGTCAACCCGGACGAGCAGATCAACAAGGTTGCGCGCATCCAGCAGCTGATCCACGCGTACCGCGTCCGCGGCCACCTGATGGCCGACACTAACCCGCTGGAGTACGTCCAGCGCCGCCACGCGGACCTGGACATCCTCAACCACGGCCTGACCCTCTGGGACCTGGACCGGGAATGGCCCACCGGCGGCTTCGGCGGCAAGCCGATGCTCAAGCTGCGCAAGATCCTCGGCGTGCTCCGCGACGCGTACTGCCGCACCGCCGGAATCGAATACATGCACATCCAGGATCCGGTGGAGCGCGAGTGGTTCCAGGATCGTCTGGAAACCAAGTACAGCAAGCCGACGCGCGAAGAACAGCTGCGCATCCTGGGCAAGCTCAATGCCGCTGAAGCCTTTGAGACGTTCCTGCAGACGAAGTTCGTCGGGCAGAAGCGCTTCTCCCTGGAAGGCGGCGAGTCCCTGATTCCGCTGCTGGACGCCGTGATTTCCGGTGCCGCCGACGACGGACTTGAAGAAGTCGGCATCGGCATGGCCCACCGCGGCCGCCTGAACGTCCTGACCAACATCGCGGGCAAGACCTACGCCCAGGTCTTCCGCGAATTCGAAGGCACCCAGGACCCGCGCAGCGTCCAGGGTTCCGGTGACGTGAAGTACCACCTCGGCACCGAAGGCACCTTCACCTCGGACAACGGCAACCAGACCAAGGTGTACCTGGCCGCCAACCCGTCCCACCTCGAAGCCGGGGATTCCGTGCTCGAAGGAATCGTGCGGGCCAAGCAGGACCGCCTGGACCAGGGGGACGAGTTCCCTGTCCTGCCCATCCTCATCCACGGAGACGCCGCTTTCGCCGGCCAGGGCGTGGTGGCGGAGACCCTGAACCTTTCGCAGCTCCGGGGCTACCGCACCGGCGGAACCATCCACGTTGTGGTCAACAACCAGGTGGGCTTCACCACCTCGCCCACGTCGTCGCGCTCCTCGGTGTACTCCACCGATGTTGCCAAGATGGTGCAGGCTCCGATCTTCCACGTGAACGGCGATGACCCGGAGCAGGTTGTGCGTATTGCACAACTGGCCTACGACTACCGCCAGCGGTTCCACAAGGACGTTGTCATTGACATGGTCTGCTACCGCCGCCGCGGCCACAACGAAGGCGACGATCCTTCGATGACGCAGCCGATGATGTACAGCCTGATCGAGGCCAAGCGCTCGGTGCGCAAGCTCTACACCGAGTCCCTCATCGGACGCGGCGACATCAGCCAGGAAGAGGCCGAACAGGCGCTGCGCGACTACCAGGGCCGCCTTGAGCGGGTCTTCGCTGAGACGCACGCTGCCCAGACCTCTCCCCTGCCGGTAATCACCAAGGACACCGAAGCCGTCTCCGATCTGGAGCGCCCGGCGTCCCAGCAGGAAGGCAGCACCATTGTGTCCCCGGCATCCACGGCTATTTCCGCCGAGGTCCTGGCACACATCGGCAAGGCCCACGTAGCAGTGCCCGAAGGCTTCACGGTGCACCCGAAGCTGAAGGCACTGCTGGAAAAGCGCGAGCAGATGTCCCGCGAAGGCGGCATTGACTGGGGCTTCGCTGAAATCGCAGCCTTTGGCTCATTGGTCATGGAAGGCGTCCCCGTACGCCTCGCAGGCCAGGATTCCCGCCGCGGAACCTTCACCCAGCGCCATGCCGTCTTCCACGACCGGGCAACCGGTGCGGAATGGATGCCGCTGGCAGAGCTGGATCCGAACCAGGCCAAGCTCTGGATCTACGACTCGCTGCTGTCGGAATTCGCCGCCATGGGCTTCGAATACGGATACTCCGTGGAACGCCCGGATGCCCTCGTTCTGTGGGAAGCGCAGTTTGGCGACTTCGTCAACGGCGCGCAGACCATCATCGACGAGTTCATCTCCTCGGCTGAGCAGAAGTGGGGCCAGCGTTCCTCGCTGGTGCTGATGCTTCCGCACGGCTACGAAGGCCAGGGTCCGGACCACTCCTCGGCCCGCATCGAGCGCTTCCTGCAGATGTGCGCCGAGGACAACATGATCGTGGCGAACCCCACCACGGGCGCTTCCCACTTCCACCTGCTGCGCCGCCAGGCCTACAGCCGTCCGCGGAAGCCGCTGATCATCTTCACCCCGAAGCAGCTGCTGCGTTTGAAGGCTGCGGCAACGTCGGTGGAAGACTTCACCCAGGGTTCGTTCCAGCCGGTCATCCCGGAGCACGCAGACCTGGACGCGAACGCCGTCGACCGCGTGCTGCTGGTCTCCGGCCGCCTGTACTACGATCTGCTGGCCAACCGGCAGAAGACAGGTGACGAAAAGACAGCCATTGTCCGGGTCGAGCAGCTTTATCCGCTGCCCGTTGCGGAGATCCAGGCAGCTGTCGCCAAGTACCCGAACGCTGACATCGTTTGGGCACAGGATGAGCCCGCCAACCAGGGTCCGTGGCCGTTCATCGGCCTGAACCTGCCGGCACAGCTGGACCGCCCGCTGCGCCTGGTGTCGCGTCCGGCGTCCGCGTCCACCGCCACCGGCTCAGCCAAGCGGCACGCCGTGGAGCAGGACATTCTCGTCAAGAAGGCCTTCGAGCGTCAGTAG
- a CDS encoding GDSL-type esterase/lipase family protein, whose product MEQRKIRLAAVGDELLAGHGDPRALGWLGRVLARTTPENVSVQAYTLAAPQEGTESLANRWLQEAGRRFDDRCENRLVIGLSDRDLDLDLSTARSRLNLANILDGAAQMSIKVFVVGPPPGLDAERNRRLSDLSAAFGDVTTRRKHVYVDTLTPLLNHEQWRTDLASNGGTPGQAGYGLMAWLVLHRGWYRWLDLPDMN is encoded by the coding sequence GTGGAACAACGCAAAATCAGGCTGGCAGCCGTCGGCGACGAGCTGCTGGCCGGGCACGGCGACCCTCGCGCCCTGGGCTGGCTGGGCCGCGTTTTGGCCCGCACCACCCCCGAAAACGTGAGCGTACAGGCGTATACCCTTGCAGCACCCCAGGAGGGAACCGAATCCCTGGCGAACCGCTGGCTTCAGGAGGCCGGCCGCCGGTTTGACGACAGGTGCGAGAACCGGCTGGTGATCGGACTGTCCGACCGGGACCTGGACCTTGACTTGTCAACGGCGAGAAGCCGCCTCAACCTGGCCAATATCCTCGACGGGGCCGCACAAATGAGCATCAAGGTCTTTGTCGTCGGTCCCCCGCCGGGGCTCGATGCCGAACGGAACCGCCGTCTGTCGGATCTGTCTGCCGCCTTTGGTGATGTGACCACACGGCGCAAGCACGTGTATGTGGACACGCTGACTCCCCTGCTAAACCATGAACAGTGGCGCACTGACCTGGCTTCCAACGGCGGGACTCCGGGACAGGCCGGATACGGCCTGATGGCCTGGCTGGTTCTCCACCGCGGCTGGTACCGCTGGCTGGACCTTCCGGACATGAACTGA